A genomic stretch from Hydrogenobacter sp. includes:
- the pheT gene encoding phenylalanine--tRNA ligase subunit beta encodes MKVPYSWLSEFTDVHDISPEDVARELTLRSVETSLIKLDTDMDGVVFGKVVDIKPHPSRQNLLICAIDVGSGYCPKVVTADRSLKVGDGVILALPNARVGNMCISKREFDGIVSEGMLLSAGELGLEAYSEGVLKIWEDLSPGISAYDLLGFGEYLLEIEVTPNRGDMLSVRGLARDICAIFGREFKEGERVGFEDTNDINIEILDEDCKRYRGALIEGITVRESPLWIRKRLWQCGVRSINNVVDITNYVMLRDGQPLHAFDADTLKGGIKVRSAKPGERILTLMNSERELTQENLVIADEEKPIAIAGVIGSANTAVSWNTKRILLESAYFEPYRIRRSSKVLSIQTDSSYRFERSVDIEGVKKYHDLAIKLILDTAGGVLTAVRDVYPVPYRPKSIFLSIEKYKRYAGEYMDKKEASQILTRLGIPNTALRCGIEVHIPSHRSFDIQRDVDIIEEVLRIRGYDRIPSQVLTLPSIPFRCKKSLDEVRSLLKSRGLFEIISFSFEDTDMYELLGIEKPSVEITNPLVKSQAYMRTSLLPSLIKVCLYNQRQHNHHMALFEVGKVYTREGEEEMLGILLMGARRLYPKEEYTAYDLLSLLLDVGRLFGVTFQSDVVSYDFLHPHVRIGLRLEQEKVGFAGQLSPKLAESLELKGKVFIGELRLSVIKEGVRQYRPFSKFPPIIRDLSLIVDKDLQVDKLISHIRNLLKEKLEEVKVFSVYTGSDVGEGKKSVSFRLVFRSFEGTMSDGEANSLVNTLVSSLEENFGARLR; translated from the coding sequence ATGAAAGTCCCTTACAGCTGGCTATCAGAATTCACAGACGTACATGACATATCTCCAGAAGATGTAGCCAGAGAACTAACTTTGAGGAGCGTTGAGACAAGCTTAATTAAGCTTGATACGGATATGGATGGGGTGGTTTTTGGAAAGGTGGTTGATATAAAGCCTCATCCTTCAAGACAAAACTTATTGATCTGTGCTATAGATGTAGGTAGCGGATACTGTCCTAAGGTAGTTACAGCTGATAGATCCCTCAAAGTGGGGGATGGTGTGATTTTGGCGCTTCCTAACGCAAGAGTAGGCAATATGTGTATAAGCAAAAGAGAGTTTGACGGAATTGTTTCTGAAGGTATGCTACTTTCGGCTGGAGAACTGGGACTTGAAGCTTATTCAGAAGGCGTGCTGAAGATCTGGGAGGATTTAAGTCCAGGTATTTCAGCTTACGATCTTTTAGGCTTTGGCGAATATCTGCTGGAGATTGAAGTAACTCCCAACAGAGGTGATATGCTAAGTGTGAGAGGATTGGCAAGGGATATATGCGCAATTTTTGGAAGGGAGTTTAAAGAGGGAGAGAGAGTTGGCTTTGAGGACACAAACGACATAAACATAGAGATACTTGATGAGGATTGCAAAAGATACAGAGGCGCACTCATAGAGGGAATCACAGTAAGGGAGTCACCTCTGTGGATAAGGAAGAGATTATGGCAATGCGGAGTAAGGAGCATAAATAACGTTGTAGATATTACCAATTATGTGATGTTACGTGATGGTCAACCTCTTCACGCTTTTGACGCAGACACACTAAAAGGCGGTATAAAAGTAAGAAGTGCGAAGCCAGGTGAAAGGATCCTTACACTTATGAATTCTGAGAGGGAACTCACCCAGGAGAATTTAGTTATAGCTGATGAAGAAAAACCTATCGCTATTGCTGGAGTGATAGGTAGTGCAAATACGGCTGTCAGCTGGAATACAAAGAGAATACTCCTTGAGTCCGCTTACTTTGAGCCTTACAGGATAAGAAGGTCTTCTAAGGTGTTGAGCATACAGACGGATAGCTCTTACAGATTTGAAAGGAGTGTGGATATAGAAGGGGTCAAGAAGTATCATGACTTAGCTATAAAACTCATACTTGATACCGCAGGTGGAGTATTAACCGCTGTGAGGGATGTGTATCCCGTACCTTACAGACCTAAGAGCATCTTCTTGAGCATAGAAAAGTATAAAAGATACGCCGGTGAATATATGGACAAAAAGGAAGCCTCACAAATACTCACAAGACTTGGCATACCAAATACAGCACTCAGATGCGGAATTGAAGTACACATACCATCCCACAGGAGTTTTGACATACAAAGGGACGTGGATATAATAGAAGAAGTTCTTAGGATAAGAGGATACGATCGTATACCTTCGCAGGTGCTTACCCTTCCCTCCATACCTTTTCGCTGTAAAAAAAGCTTAGATGAGGTAAGGTCTCTTCTAAAAAGCAGGGGTCTTTTTGAGATCATCTCTTTCTCCTTTGAAGATACAGATATGTACGAGCTTTTGGGCATAGAAAAACCCAGTGTAGAGATAACAAACCCCCTTGTTAAAAGCCAAGCTTACATGAGGACATCTCTTTTGCCGTCGCTCATAAAGGTGTGCCTTTACAACCAGAGACAACACAATCATCACATGGCACTCTTTGAAGTAGGAAAGGTTTACACACGTGAAGGAGAGGAGGAGATGCTGGGTATACTTCTCATGGGAGCGCGAAGGCTTTATCCCAAAGAAGAGTATACAGCTTACGATTTACTTAGCTTGCTTCTTGATGTTGGAAGGCTCTTTGGAGTAACTTTCCAAAGTGATGTAGTTTCTTACGATTTCTTACATCCTCATGTGCGGATTGGACTGAGGTTAGAGCAAGAAAAGGTGGGCTTTGCAGGACAACTAAGTCCCAAACTTGCGGAAAGTTTGGAGTTGAAAGGGAAAGTGTTCATAGGGGAACTGAGACTATCCGTTATCAAAGAGGGCGTTAGACAATACAGACCCTTTTCTAAGTTCCCACCCATCATAAGAGACCTTTCCCTGATCGTGGACAAAGACCTGCAGGTGGATAAATTAATATCACATATACGGAACTTACTTAAGGAGAAGTTAGAAGAAGTGAAAGTGTTCAGTGTTTATACAGGCTCAGATGTTGGGGAAGGCAAGAAGAGTGTAAGTTTTAGGTTGGTATTTAGAAGTTTTGAAGGTACCATGTCCGATGGGGAAGCTAACAGTTTGGTGAATACGTTGGTGAGTTCCCTTGAGGAAAACTTTGGTGCGCGGCTTAGATAG
- a CDS encoding ABC transporter permease, with amino-acid sequence MIELELRRLKHDRTEIYFRAVQPLLWLIIYGPVMSSVRAIPTEGVPYTDFITPGILVQSTTFVSIFYGLMMVWERDMGILKRLLVTPASRHSIVIGRAMASGVRSLFQVFIIVPIAYIIGVRFVSNPFYFLLAITVIFLSSGGFASVSILVASFMKTRERFMGIGQAIIMPLFFASSALYPVELMPPIVKEISIINPLTYVVDAVRGLLITGNISHLGIDMAVIFLFDVVMFVISSLSFRRIIE; translated from the coding sequence ATGATTGAGTTAGAGCTTAGGAGACTCAAACATGACAGAACTGAGATATACTTTAGAGCGGTTCAGCCTTTGCTCTGGCTTATCATATACGGACCTGTCATGAGCAGTGTAAGGGCAATACCCACCGAAGGAGTACCTTACACCGACTTTATAACTCCGGGTATTCTTGTACAATCAACTACTTTTGTAAGCATTTTTTATGGGCTTATGATGGTTTGGGAAAGGGATATGGGAATACTCAAAAGACTTCTCGTCACACCCGCATCAAGGCACTCCATAGTTATAGGCAGAGCTATGGCATCAGGTGTGAGATCACTATTTCAAGTCTTCATCATCGTACCGATAGCTTACATTATAGGTGTCAGGTTTGTATCTAATCCCTTCTACTTTCTATTGGCGATCACAGTTATATTTCTCTCGTCAGGTGGTTTTGCATCTGTGTCCATACTCGTAGCTTCCTTTATGAAAACGAGGGAGAGATTTATGGGAATAGGACAGGCGATCATAATGCCTCTGTTCTTCGCCAGCAGCGCTTTATACCCAGTTGAGCTTATGCCCCCTATTGTGAAAGAGATATCCATAATCAATCCACTCACTTACGTAGTTGACGCCGTGCGAGGGCTTCTCATCACAGGTAATATCTCACACCTTGGTATTGATATGGCTGTGATCTTTCTTTTTGATGTCGTGATGTTTGTTATATCTTCACTGAGCTTCAGGCGCATTATAGAGTAA
- a CDS encoding ATP-binding cassette domain-containing protein, translated as MSLYAVEVKDLFKVYDAKVHALNGISFKVEEGQAFALLGPNGAGKTTLMRILTTQIKPTSGEAYILGYHVERQSAQVRRLISYVPQEMSVWTDITAYENLLIYAKLFGLPKEKRSKVIDRVLEDMDLKEVKDELVNTFSGGMIRRLEIACAMLIQPKVMFLDEPTIGLDPAARKRVWEKLNQFKNEFGVTIFFNTHYMDEADMYADRVAIINNGCIVVSGTCEELKRSLGGEMIILHLANSYTNLDPLKKVQAVKEVYMQENELRILVDDAEGSLPAIMEFFRDTGISVKRVSVSKPTLEDVFLKYAGTKFESAERISDVRRTRQMFIRT; from the coding sequence ATGTCCCTTTACGCTGTTGAGGTAAAGGATCTTTTTAAAGTTTATGACGCAAAAGTGCATGCCCTTAACGGTATAAGCTTTAAGGTTGAAGAAGGGCAAGCTTTTGCTTTGCTCGGTCCGAACGGTGCTGGTAAGACTACCCTCATGCGTATACTCACAACTCAAATAAAGCCCACATCAGGGGAAGCATACATACTGGGCTATCATGTAGAGCGCCAAAGCGCTCAAGTAAGGAGACTCATAAGCTACGTGCCTCAGGAGATGAGCGTATGGACGGACATAACAGCCTACGAGAATCTCCTAATATATGCAAAACTTTTCGGTCTTCCAAAAGAGAAAAGGAGTAAGGTCATAGATAGGGTTTTGGAAGATATGGATCTTAAAGAGGTCAAGGACGAGCTGGTAAACACCTTTTCGGGTGGTATGATAAGGAGACTTGAGATAGCCTGTGCCATGCTTATACAACCCAAGGTCATGTTTTTGGACGAACCTACTATTGGGCTTGATCCTGCCGCGAGGAAGAGGGTGTGGGAAAAACTCAACCAATTTAAAAATGAGTTTGGTGTGACTATATTTTTCAACACACACTATATGGATGAGGCGGATATGTATGCCGATCGTGTAGCCATAATAAACAACGGCTGTATAGTTGTCAGTGGAACCTGCGAGGAGCTAAAACGCTCACTTGGTGGTGAGATGATAATCCTTCATTTAGCAAATTCTTACACAAATTTGGATCCTCTAAAGAAGGTACAGGCGGTTAAAGAGGTTTATATGCAAGAGAATGAGCTGAGAATTCTCGTTGACGATGCGGAAGGATCTTTGCCTGCTATCATGGAGTTTTTCAGAGATACAGGGATAAGTGTGAAAAGGGTCTCCGTTTCTAAACCAACACTTGAGGATGTATTCTTGAAGTATGCGGGAACCAAGTTTGAGAGTGCGGAAAGAATAAGCGATGTGAGGCGTACAAGACAGATGTTCATTAGGACATAA